In Chitinophaga nivalis, a single genomic region encodes these proteins:
- the odhB gene encoding 2-oxoglutarate dehydrogenase complex dihydrolipoyllysine-residue succinyltransferase — protein MVIEIKVPTVGESISEVTIAKWLKKDGDYVQQDEVLCEMESEKATFELNAEKAGILKIAPASQEGATLKIGDVACTIDTDAAAPASAEAPAAPAANAAPAAEPAPAAAPAAPAVNKGTIEMKVPTVGESISEVTLVKWIRKDGDYVERDEVVCELESEKATFELNAEEAGALITVAKEGDTLKIGDVACKIDTSAARPAGKTAPAAAPAAQPAAAAPQPKQAPVTSIPNDVKTTPVAAAVIADKHVDATSIKGSGAHGKILKDDVYAALQNPGVAIGQELFTRQERREKMSNLRKTVSRRLVEAKNTTAMLTTFNEVDMTNIMALRAKYKEVFKKQHEVNLGFMSFFTKAACFALQEFPSVNAYIDGEELVYHDFCDISIAVSAPKGLVVPVIRNAESLDMAGIEKKVVELATKARDNKLTVPEMTGGTFTITNGGVFGSLMSTPIINIPQSAILGMHKIQERPMAIDGQVVIRPMMYLALSYDHRIIDGRESVSFLVRVKEMLENPEQLLFGKDPLKALLKL, from the coding sequence ATGGTTATCGAAATCAAAGTCCCTACGGTAGGAGAATCTATTAGCGAGGTAACAATTGCGAAGTGGTTGAAAAAAGACGGAGATTATGTGCAACAGGATGAAGTGCTGTGTGAAATGGAATCTGAGAAAGCTACTTTCGAACTGAATGCAGAAAAAGCAGGTATCCTGAAAATAGCCCCGGCCTCACAGGAAGGAGCTACTTTGAAAATCGGAGACGTAGCTTGTACAATTGATACCGATGCAGCTGCGCCGGCTTCTGCTGAAGCGCCCGCCGCACCGGCTGCCAACGCTGCTCCTGCTGCTGAACCTGCACCTGCCGCCGCACCGGCTGCACCTGCGGTGAACAAAGGGACCATTGAAATGAAAGTACCTACAGTAGGAGAGTCGATCAGCGAAGTAACATTGGTGAAATGGATCCGGAAAGATGGTGATTACGTAGAAAGGGACGAAGTGGTATGTGAACTGGAATCAGAGAAAGCTACCTTCGAACTGAATGCGGAAGAAGCAGGCGCCCTGATCACTGTTGCCAAAGAAGGAGATACTTTAAAAATAGGCGATGTTGCCTGTAAAATAGATACCAGCGCTGCCCGCCCTGCAGGTAAAACTGCACCGGCTGCCGCTCCTGCTGCACAGCCTGCAGCAGCTGCACCACAACCGAAGCAAGCACCGGTAACCAGCATCCCGAACGATGTGAAAACAACGCCGGTAGCTGCTGCCGTGATTGCAGACAAACATGTGGATGCGACCAGTATCAAAGGTTCCGGCGCCCACGGCAAAATCCTGAAAGATGATGTATATGCTGCCCTGCAAAATCCAGGTGTAGCTATCGGTCAGGAACTGTTCACCCGTCAGGAACGCCGCGAAAAAATGAGCAACCTGCGTAAAACGGTGTCCCGTCGCCTGGTAGAAGCGAAGAATACGACCGCTATGCTGACTACCTTCAATGAGGTAGACATGACCAACATCATGGCACTGCGCGCGAAATACAAAGAAGTATTCAAAAAACAACACGAGGTAAACCTGGGCTTCATGAGCTTCTTTACCAAAGCAGCTTGCTTTGCCTTACAGGAATTCCCGTCTGTGAATGCATACATCGATGGTGAAGAACTGGTATACCACGACTTCTGTGATATCTCCATCGCCGTATCTGCTCCGAAAGGATTGGTGGTACCGGTGATCCGTAATGCAGAAAGCCTGGATATGGCCGGTATTGAGAAAAAAGTAGTGGAACTGGCTACCAAAGCGCGCGACAACAAATTGACCGTGCCTGAAATGACCGGTGGTACCTTCACCATCACCAACGGTGGTGTGTTTGGTTCCTTAATGAGCACGCCTATCATCAATATTCCGCAGTCAGCTATCCTGGGTATGCACAAAATTCAGGAGCGTCCGATGGCTATCGACGGACAGGTAGTGATCCGTCCGATGATGTACCTGGCGCTGAGTTACGACCACCGTATCATCGATGGCCGTGAATCAGTAAGCTTCCTGGTAAGGGTAAAAGAAATGCTGGAAAATCCTGAGCAGTTACTGTTCGGTAAAGATCCGCTGAAAGCATTGCTGAAACTCTAA
- a CDS encoding Fmu (Sun) domain-containing protein, with translation MTRWENYLASAAKIIDTYSGSLPLHHFLKAFFKEHPYMGSRDRRWISQLVYHYFRLGHWERGLPVQERLLAGAFLCESVPNDLLAALKPDWNEQVQAPLADKLLLMGITLAPQSIFPFLSDLSAGIDTNAYAYTLLKQPRLFIRVRNNKLDKVLQLLEKAGVAGEVFANKTTVALPNGTKIETIVPEKSWYEVQDASSQQTGTLFMPGKQTQWWDCCAASGGKSILLKDQQPDVQLLVTDVRRSILENLQQRFSAAGVRHYEARVADLTAPNFAASMNNRQFDGVILDAPCSGSGTWGRTPESLAFFKREEIDKYQSLQKRIAHNVIPFVKKGGALIYITCSVFKQENEEVVQYIEDNSDLRRQEGGVIAGYDKGADTMYAVRLS, from the coding sequence ATGACCCGTTGGGAAAATTACTTAGCATCTGCAGCAAAAATTATTGATACCTATAGTGGCAGCCTGCCACTGCATCATTTCCTGAAAGCTTTTTTTAAGGAACATCCCTATATGGGAAGCCGCGACCGGCGCTGGATTTCGCAGCTGGTGTATCACTATTTCCGGTTAGGACACTGGGAACGGGGATTGCCTGTACAGGAGCGATTGTTGGCCGGCGCCTTCCTGTGTGAAAGTGTACCCAATGATTTGCTGGCCGCACTCAAGCCGGATTGGAATGAGCAGGTGCAAGCACCATTAGCAGATAAATTATTGCTGATGGGAATTACCCTGGCACCGCAAAGTATTTTTCCTTTCCTGTCTGATTTATCTGCTGGTATAGATACTAACGCTTATGCATATACGCTATTGAAGCAGCCACGTTTATTCATTCGGGTTAGAAATAATAAACTGGATAAGGTATTGCAGTTGCTGGAAAAAGCAGGCGTTGCCGGAGAGGTCTTCGCCAACAAAACAACGGTAGCATTACCGAATGGCACCAAGATAGAAACCATTGTGCCGGAGAAAAGCTGGTACGAAGTACAGGATGCTTCCAGTCAGCAAACCGGTACGTTGTTTATGCCCGGTAAACAAACGCAGTGGTGGGACTGCTGCGCAGCCAGCGGAGGTAAATCTATTCTGCTGAAAGATCAGCAGCCGGATGTACAGTTGCTGGTAACAGATGTACGCCGGTCTATACTGGAGAATCTGCAGCAACGCTTTAGTGCAGCAGGTGTCCGGCATTATGAGGCCCGCGTGGCAGATCTTACAGCGCCCAACTTTGCGGCTTCCATGAACAACCGCCAGTTTGATGGTGTTATCCTCGATGCACCGTGCAGTGGTTCCGGTACCTGGGGCCGTACACCAGAAAGCCTGGCTTTCTTTAAGCGGGAAGAAATTGATAAATACCAGTCGCTGCAAAAACGTATAGCCCATAACGTTATTCCTTTTGTGAAGAAAGGAGGTGCGTTGATTTATATTACCTGTTCTGTTTTCAAGCAGGAGAATGAGGAAGTGGTACAATATATTGAGGATAACAGTGATTTAAGGCGACAGGAAGGCGGTGTGATTGCGGGGTACGATAAGGGAGCGGATACGATGTATGCAGTAAGGCTTTCTTAA
- a CDS encoding ATP-binding protein has translation MSLLLYNPDRKNKHDFIAEFVIRTRIFEEIFADIRSGKMATPEQHYLLLGQRGAGKTTLLLRLKYAIEDDVQLSQWLIPVIFSEEQHNIGELGNLWEKIAEYLEENCGFEGLVSEMEPYVKQDNYEAAALRVLLKHLNQQEKKLVLFVDNMGQLLRKFGELEVRRLREVLQTIPHFRLIAGSPVVLESILDYQQPLFEFFKMIQLKDLTDEECIVLLRKFAVLYHQETTVERIIAKKPARISAFRELSGGVPRTMSLLFNVFVDNAHGNVLSDLEKVLDMVTPLYKHQMDDLPPQQQKIVDAVALHWYPVEVKELTKKVRLDSKVISAQLRQLEKNQVIEKIATGTKNHQYRLRERFFNIWYLMRYGRKQGRYQMICVVKFLEALCDTPEIERRIRSYIKEVNNNGLDTHIMEIFGLAYTFFEQIDPEVKMLLKENTPPYIADNVTFTDQEFNRLLKNACKKKEYIKFIKLSINRELTTAEQKDQYLDIFEQLTFDCLSGIGKAARTVFEDKTLQRNQQAHNYFVFSFVINWAYKTIYMLVTEKNDTALLALVKNITNEKVIQHVTFSSLNEIQLYMIIIYTFIAGEYYEFARKVAAVFPVSKTDGWDIEKLIDLCVKKEESIHSEAFKVNKGIYSKAVDSVNNIRATWEKSHQSNEKA, from the coding sequence ATGAGCTTACTATTGTATAATCCAGACAGAAAAAACAAACATGATTTTATTGCCGAATTTGTGATCCGTACGCGGATATTTGAGGAAATATTTGCCGATATCCGTTCCGGTAAAATGGCTACGCCGGAACAACATTACTTGTTACTGGGGCAACGGGGAGCTGGTAAAACAACCTTGTTGCTCCGGTTGAAATATGCGATAGAAGACGATGTTCAATTATCTCAGTGGTTAATACCGGTTATTTTCAGTGAAGAACAGCATAACATCGGAGAGCTGGGAAACCTATGGGAAAAGATCGCAGAATACCTGGAAGAAAACTGTGGATTTGAAGGGCTGGTCAGTGAAATGGAGCCTTATGTAAAACAGGATAACTATGAAGCGGCGGCACTCCGGGTACTATTGAAGCACCTGAACCAGCAAGAGAAGAAGCTGGTGTTATTCGTAGATAATATGGGGCAGTTACTCAGGAAATTCGGAGAGCTGGAAGTACGCCGGCTGAGGGAGGTATTGCAAACCATCCCGCATTTCAGGTTAATAGCCGGATCGCCTGTAGTGCTGGAGAGTATACTGGACTATCAGCAACCGTTGTTTGAATTTTTTAAAATGATACAGCTGAAAGATTTAACAGACGAAGAGTGCATTGTTTTGCTGCGGAAATTTGCGGTATTGTATCATCAAGAGACAACTGTAGAAAGGATCATTGCGAAAAAACCTGCCCGGATTTCCGCTTTTCGAGAATTGTCTGGTGGCGTACCTCGAACGATGTCTTTGTTGTTTAATGTGTTTGTGGATAATGCGCATGGCAACGTACTGAGCGATCTGGAAAAAGTACTGGATATGGTAACACCTTTGTACAAACACCAGATGGACGATCTACCGCCGCAGCAACAGAAAATAGTGGACGCTGTAGCGCTCCACTGGTACCCGGTTGAGGTAAAGGAGCTGACGAAAAAAGTACGCCTGGATAGTAAAGTGATTTCTGCCCAGTTACGGCAGCTGGAGAAAAATCAGGTAATTGAAAAAATAGCTACTGGTACCAAGAATCACCAGTATAGGTTACGGGAGCGTTTTTTTAATATCTGGTACCTGATGCGTTATGGCCGGAAACAAGGCCGGTACCAGATGATTTGCGTGGTAAAGTTCCTGGAAGCCTTGTGTGATACACCGGAAATTGAACGGCGGATTAGAAGTTATATAAAGGAAGTAAATAACAATGGGCTGGATACCCATATTATGGAAATATTTGGGCTGGCGTATACTTTTTTTGAGCAGATAGATCCCGAAGTAAAGATGTTGCTGAAGGAGAATACACCACCTTACATAGCAGACAATGTTACGTTTACGGACCAGGAGTTTAATAGACTATTAAAGAACGCATGCAAGAAAAAAGAGTATATAAAATTTATTAAGCTCTCGATCAATAGAGAGCTTACAACGGCAGAACAAAAAGACCAGTACCTAGATATTTTCGAGCAATTGACATTCGACTGTTTGTCGGGGATCGGGAAGGCGGCGCGTACAGTTTTTGAGGATAAAACACTTCAACGGAATCAACAGGCACATAATTATTTTGTATTCTCTTTTGTGATTAACTGGGCATACAAAACAATATACATGCTGGTTACAGAGAAAAACGATACGGCTTTATTGGCATTAGTAAAGAATATAACGAATGAAAAGGTGATACAACACGTAACATTTTCTTCCCTAAATGAAATTCAACTTTACATGATAATCATTTATACGTTTATTGCTGGGGAGTATTATGAATTTGCCAGGAAAGTAGCTGCGGTTTTTCCGGTATCGAAAACTGACGGTTGGGATATCGAAAAATTAATTGACTTATGTGTGAAAAAAGAAGAATCTATTCATTCGGAGGCATTCAAAGTAAATAAAGGGATTTATTCGAAAGCTGTTGATTCAGTTAATAACATTCGTGCTACGTGGGAAAAAAGTCATCAGAGTAATGAAAAAGCTTGA
- the uxaC gene encoding glucuronate isomerase, producing the protein MKAFLSEDFLLQTETAKRLYFDYAQAMPVIDYHNHLPPDEIAQNKTFENLTAIWLKGDHYKWRAMRANGVAEEYITGTADDYTKFRHWAATAPYTMRNPLYHWSHMELRNPFGIQALLDSTTAEKIYHDCNAQLPRFSTQALLLHFKVTTLCTTDDPVDTLAHHQAIARQPFGTRVLPTFRPDRAMTVDNPTVFNQFVAQLEAVTNREIQRFDDLLEALKSRHSYFHEQGCRLSDHGLNTFYFASYTHQDLTAIFDKVRSGRAATSDENTQFKTALLLALGEWNHERGWVQQFHVGAIRNNNSRLLQQLGADAGVDSIGDWNMAVAMSAFFDALDKKDKLAKTIVYNLNPAYNEVFATMAGNFQDGTVPGKIQFGSGWWFLDQKDGMEKQLNTLSNMGLLSRFVGMLTDSRSFLSYSRHEYFRRILCNLIGNDVEAGELPQDMPWLGKIVQDICYYNAKSYFGF; encoded by the coding sequence ATGAAAGCATTTTTGTCGGAAGATTTTTTATTGCAAACGGAGACGGCTAAACGATTATACTTTGATTACGCACAGGCGATGCCGGTGATCGATTATCACAATCACCTGCCGCCGGATGAAATAGCACAGAATAAAACCTTTGAAAATCTCACGGCTATCTGGCTGAAAGGGGATCACTATAAATGGCGGGCGATGCGGGCCAATGGGGTGGCGGAGGAATATATTACAGGGACTGCGGATGACTACACCAAATTCCGGCATTGGGCTGCTACGGCGCCATATACCATGCGTAATCCGCTTTATCACTGGTCGCACATGGAACTGCGTAACCCCTTTGGTATACAGGCTTTACTGGATAGTACCACAGCGGAAAAAATATACCATGATTGTAATGCACAGTTGCCTCGTTTCTCTACGCAGGCGTTGCTCCTGCATTTTAAAGTCACTACGCTGTGTACCACCGATGATCCGGTGGATACGCTGGCACATCACCAGGCGATTGCCCGGCAGCCTTTCGGTACCCGGGTACTGCCCACGTTTCGTCCGGACAGGGCCATGACAGTAGATAACCCCACAGTATTCAATCAGTTTGTGGCGCAATTGGAGGCGGTTACCAACAGGGAGATACAGCGTTTCGACGATTTGCTGGAAGCATTGAAAAGCCGCCACAGCTACTTCCATGAGCAGGGTTGCCGGCTGAGTGATCATGGCCTGAATACGTTTTATTTCGCTTCTTATACACACCAGGATCTGACGGCGATTTTTGATAAGGTCCGGAGTGGCCGCGCCGCTACCAGCGATGAAAATACCCAGTTTAAAACCGCCTTGCTGCTGGCATTGGGAGAATGGAATCACGAAAGGGGCTGGGTACAACAGTTTCATGTGGGGGCTATCCGCAACAACAACAGCCGTTTGTTACAGCAGCTGGGTGCGGATGCCGGTGTAGATTCTATTGGAGACTGGAATATGGCAGTGGCGATGAGTGCTTTTTTTGATGCACTGGATAAGAAAGATAAGCTGGCGAAAACAATTGTATATAACCTGAACCCCGCCTATAATGAAGTATTTGCCACCATGGCGGGTAATTTCCAGGACGGTACCGTACCGGGGAAAATACAGTTTGGCTCCGGCTGGTGGTTCCTGGATCAGAAAGACGGCATGGAAAAACAACTGAATACGCTGAGTAACATGGGGCTGTTAAGCCGGTTTGTAGGCATGCTCACCGACTCCCGCAGCTTCCTGTCCTATTCGCGCCACGAATATTTCCGGCGTATCCTGTGTAACCTCATCGGCAACGATGTGGAAGCAGGAGAGCTGCCACAGGATATGCCATGGCTGGGAAAAATAGTACAGGATATTTGTTACTATAATGCTAAGTCGTATTTTGGATTTTAA
- a CDS encoding bifunctional 4-hydroxy-2-oxoglutarate aldolase/2-dehydro-3-deoxy-phosphogluconate aldolase, whose translation MAPNPEEIIAAFEQSGIIPVFYHDDADVCLNVLQACYDGGLRVFEFTSRGASAPQNFALLRERKQATMPDLYLGIGTIKQAADAAVYTALGADFIVCPITDPETAAYCKSAGILWIPGCMTPSEIAVAEKNEAKLVKLFPGNVLGPGYVKAIKPLFPKLKFMPTGGVEPTQLSMDAWFDAGVVCVGMGSNLLAKSLIDGRDWTSLKEKIMQTFAFLKAMH comes from the coding sequence ATGGCACCTAATCCGGAAGAAATTATTGCTGCGTTTGAGCAGAGCGGTATCATTCCTGTTTTCTATCACGATGATGCAGATGTATGTTTGAATGTGCTGCAAGCCTGCTACGACGGTGGTTTGCGGGTATTTGAGTTTACCAGCAGAGGGGCCAGTGCGCCACAGAATTTTGCTTTGCTGCGCGAAAGAAAGCAGGCAACGATGCCGGATTTATACCTGGGCATCGGTACCATTAAACAGGCTGCTGATGCCGCCGTTTATACCGCATTGGGCGCTGATTTTATTGTGTGCCCGATCACCGATCCGGAAACAGCTGCCTATTGTAAATCCGCCGGTATCCTGTGGATCCCGGGTTGTATGACGCCTTCGGAAATTGCGGTGGCAGAAAAAAATGAAGCGAAACTGGTGAAACTGTTTCCCGGTAATGTACTGGGGCCTGGCTATGTGAAAGCCATCAAGCCTTTGTTCCCTAAACTGAAATTTATGCCTACCGGTGGTGTGGAGCCAACGCAGTTAAGCATGGATGCCTGGTTTGATGCTGGTGTGGTATGTGTGGGAATGGGCTCTAATTTATTAGCTAAAAGCCTGATTGATGGCCGTGATTGGACTTCGCTGAAAGAGAAAATTATGCAAACGTTTGCATTTCTCAAAGCGATGCATTAA
- a CDS encoding sugar kinase, which translates to MKPVKVITLGEILLRLSPELAQQTAAVYVGGAEANVAAALAQWGTPVAYISKVPDNGLSKGVLAQLEHYGMATDRMLWGGDRIGTYYLAQGSDLKHAEVVYDRKYSAFSQIQPDTVDWEALLEGADWLHWSAISPALNPEAAIVCKEVLEAATRKGMTISTDLNYRSKLWQYGKQPFEVMPELVQYCDVVMGNIWAAHTMLDTPLDTVALETASKAVFLEEATKVAAAVTAQYPRCKRVAFTFRFSDAPAHNRYYAFYYHEGQVSVSKEYETNEVVDRVGSGDCFMAGLIHAQLQGMTDRQIIDFAAAAAYSKFFVKGDFNTTSANDILKLM; encoded by the coding sequence ATGAAGCCTGTAAAAGTAATCACACTCGGAGAAATTTTATTGCGCCTGTCACCGGAACTGGCGCAACAGACGGCCGCCGTATACGTAGGTGGCGCGGAGGCCAATGTGGCCGCCGCATTGGCACAATGGGGAACACCCGTAGCCTATATCAGCAAAGTACCGGATAATGGTTTGTCGAAAGGCGTACTGGCACAGCTGGAACATTATGGGATGGCAACAGACCGTATGTTATGGGGTGGCGACCGTATTGGTACCTATTACCTCGCACAGGGCAGTGACCTGAAACATGCAGAGGTGGTGTACGACCGGAAGTATAGTGCTTTCAGTCAGATACAGCCGGATACGGTTGATTGGGAGGCTTTGCTGGAAGGGGCAGACTGGCTGCACTGGAGCGCCATCTCACCTGCCCTCAATCCGGAAGCAGCCATTGTATGCAAAGAAGTGCTGGAAGCGGCTACCCGAAAAGGGATGACGATTTCCACCGACCTGAACTATCGCAGTAAATTATGGCAGTATGGCAAACAACCTTTTGAGGTAATGCCCGAACTGGTACAATACTGTGATGTGGTGATGGGAAATATCTGGGCGGCACATACCATGCTGGATACACCGCTGGATACGGTAGCCCTGGAAACGGCTAGCAAAGCGGTTTTCCTGGAAGAGGCCACAAAGGTGGCAGCGGCTGTAACAGCGCAGTATCCCCGTTGTAAACGGGTGGCGTTTACCTTCCGTTTCAGTGATGCCCCTGCGCACAACCGATACTATGCCTTTTATTACCACGAAGGACAGGTCAGTGTTTCGAAGGAATATGAAACGAATGAAGTAGTAGACCGGGTAGGCAGTGGCGATTGTTTTATGGCGGGCCTGATACATGCACAGTTACAGGGAATGACCGACCGGCAGATTATTGACTTTGCAGCAGCAGCTGCGTATTCCAAATTTTTTGTGAAGGGTGATTTTAACACTACTTCCGCTAACGATATTTTAAAACTGATGTAA
- the mnmA gene encoding tRNA 2-thiouridine(34) synthase MnmA has product MSKHGKVLVAMSGGIDSTVTALMLHEQGYEVVGITMKTWDYASAGSSKKETGCCNLDSFNDARAAAVHHGFPHFVLDIRDEFGDFVVNNFVEEYIAGRTPNPCVLCNTHIKWRALMKRADAMDCEFIATGHYAQIRRHDNDRYVISRGIDETKDQSYVLWGIQQDVLARTILPLGEYRKTAIRQMAFDFGYPELAKKAESYEICFVPDNDYRGFLKRKVDGLEERVNGGNFVLADGTIVGHHKGYPFYTVGQRKGLDIALGRPVFVTEIIPETNTVVLGNEDELQKSDMLVSGINMGKYDTIPEGMEAITKIRYKDKGALSNLYNENGKVRVNFYESVKGIAPGQSAVFYEGDDVVGGGIIQRGQITL; this is encoded by the coding sequence ATGAGCAAGCATGGTAAAGTGCTGGTAGCCATGAGCGGTGGTATAGACAGTACTGTTACAGCGCTGATGTTGCATGAACAAGGTTACGAAGTGGTAGGTATTACCATGAAAACCTGGGATTATGCATCAGCTGGTTCCAGCAAGAAGGAAACCGGCTGCTGTAACCTCGATTCTTTCAACGATGCCCGCGCAGCTGCGGTGCATCACGGTTTCCCGCACTTCGTGCTGGATATCCGGGACGAATTCGGTGATTTCGTTGTGAATAACTTTGTGGAGGAATATATCGCAGGCCGTACACCTAATCCGTGTGTACTCTGCAATACACATATAAAGTGGCGCGCCCTGATGAAACGGGCCGATGCCATGGATTGTGAATTTATTGCCACCGGTCACTACGCGCAGATTCGCCGCCACGACAACGATCGCTATGTGATCAGCCGCGGCATCGATGAAACCAAAGACCAAAGTTATGTACTGTGGGGCATCCAGCAGGATGTACTCGCCCGTACCATCCTTCCTCTCGGAGAATACCGCAAAACGGCCATCCGCCAGATGGCATTCGACTTCGGCTATCCCGAACTCGCCAAGAAAGCAGAAAGCTATGAAATCTGCTTTGTGCCCGACAATGACTACCGCGGCTTCCTGAAAAGGAAGGTAGACGGCCTCGAAGAACGGGTCAACGGTGGTAATTTCGTACTGGCAGACGGCACGATCGTAGGTCATCACAAGGGTTACCCCTTCTATACCGTAGGTCAGCGTAAAGGCCTCGATATTGCCCTTGGCCGCCCGGTATTCGTAACTGAAATCATTCCGGAAACCAACACTGTGGTATTAGGCAATGAAGATGAACTGCAGAAAAGCGATATGCTGGTCAGCGGTATCAACATGGGTAAGTATGATACCATTCCCGAAGGCATGGAAGCCATCACCAAAATCCGTTACAAAGACAAGGGCGCACTCAGCAACCTGTACAACGAAAACGGCAAGGTGAGAGTTAACTTCTATGAAAGCGTGAAAGGCATAGCCCCCGGACAATCCGCCGTATTTTATGAAGGCGATGATGTAGTAGGTGGCGGGATTATACAACGTGGACAGATTACTTTATAA
- a CDS encoding tagaturonate reductase → MLPILNKEFILNQQDSDVHENYFTLPEKILQFGTGVLLRGLVDYLVDKANRQGRYEGRIVVVKSTPGDTREFAAQDNLFTTHIKGIHQGKLVDSSGVNPVISRVLQSNAEWPAVLAAARQPTVQTIISNTTEVGIQYVPEQIGATAPASFPGKLLAVLWERYQHLGGATGTGFVIVPTELVTNNGRLLRETILQLAAFNKMAAAFITWIQEDNHFCNSLVDRIVPGRPRNLPEIAQKVGYTDQLWIEVEPFLLWAIEGDAYIRSVLSFCEADDRMLITPDITPFREQKLRILNGGHTISVPLAYLLGCNTVYECMQDAYMGRFFREVILQEILPTITAACPTAAAFAQDVLDRFANPFIAHQLISITFQESTKMNARNARTFVRYYEQTGTLPAHMCLGFAAMLLFLRPVREENGKYYGRREAGEYLITDDNASQFAAYWQQYTTLPALVQQVCSDERLWEARLADIPGFTAQVATYLEAFMENGVKAVTEQWYQTK, encoded by the coding sequence ATGCTACCCATATTAAATAAAGAGTTTATATTAAACCAACAGGATTCCGACGTTCATGAAAACTACTTCACACTTCCTGAAAAGATCCTGCAATTCGGCACCGGCGTCCTGTTACGCGGGCTGGTAGATTATCTGGTGGATAAAGCTAACCGCCAGGGCAGGTACGAAGGCCGCATTGTAGTGGTCAAATCCACGCCAGGCGATACCCGGGAATTCGCCGCCCAGGATAATCTGTTTACCACACATATTAAAGGTATTCATCAGGGGAAACTGGTGGATAGCTCCGGGGTAAACCCTGTTATTAGTCGTGTTTTGCAATCGAATGCAGAATGGCCGGCCGTACTGGCAGCGGCTCGGCAGCCTACCGTGCAAACCATCATTTCCAATACCACGGAAGTAGGGATTCAGTATGTACCGGAGCAAATCGGTGCAACAGCCCCCGCTTCTTTCCCCGGGAAACTGCTGGCGGTATTATGGGAAAGGTATCAGCATTTGGGAGGTGCTACCGGCACCGGCTTTGTCATAGTGCCCACGGAACTGGTCACCAATAACGGCCGGTTATTGCGGGAAACCATCCTGCAGCTGGCGGCGTTTAATAAGATGGCTGCTGCCTTTATCACCTGGATACAGGAAGACAACCATTTCTGTAATTCGCTGGTAGACCGTATTGTACCGGGCAGGCCCCGTAATCTGCCGGAGATCGCGCAGAAGGTGGGCTACACGGACCAATTGTGGATAGAAGTAGAGCCATTCCTGTTATGGGCTATTGAAGGCGATGCCTACATCCGTTCGGTATTGTCTTTTTGCGAAGCAGATGACCGGATGTTGATTACGCCGGATATTACCCCCTTCCGGGAACAGAAGCTGCGTATCCTGAATGGTGGACACACCATTTCCGTACCACTGGCCTATCTGCTGGGATGCAATACGGTATATGAATGTATGCAGGACGCCTATATGGGGCGGTTTTTCCGGGAAGTGATTTTACAGGAAATATTGCCGACCATTACGGCGGCATGTCCTACCGCTGCGGCCTTTGCGCAGGATGTACTGGATCGGTTTGCCAATCCGTTTATCGCGCATCAGCTGATCAGCATCACGTTCCAGGAAAGCACAAAAATGAATGCCCGCAATGCGCGCACTTTCGTACGTTATTATGAGCAAACAGGTACCCTGCCGGCGCACATGTGCCTGGGATTTGCGGCCATGCTGCTGTTTTTACGGCCGGTACGGGAAGAAAACGGAAAGTATTACGGCCGCCGGGAAGCAGGTGAATACCTGATTACCGACGACAATGCCAGCCAGTTTGCCGCTTACTGGCAACAATATACCACCCTGCCGGCGCTGGTACAGCAGGTGTGCAGCGATGAACGCCTGTGGGAAGCCCGGCTGGCAGATATCCCCGGCTTTACCGCACAGGTGGCCACTTACCTGGAGGCCTTCATGGAAAATGGGGTGAAAGCAGTTACAGAACAATGGTATCAAACAAAATAA